A portion of the Achromobacter sp. MFA1 R4 genome contains these proteins:
- a CDS encoding FAD-binding oxidoreductase, with amino-acid sequence MMQRIDTEVTIIGGGIVGGSAALFLRRQGVPVVLLEAALCGAKASGVNYGGVRRQGRGLEQMPLARRAHELWGKLPELIGSDGEYVRSGHLKLACSESDLALLHAYRDSTRGFGMDLELLDRRALARRFGWLGQDVVGGSFCPEDGHANPRLVSPAFARAARALGADVREGVRVTSAVHDGSRFIVRAGDALEVRSRFLLNCAGAWAGRFAEGFGEAVPETAIHPLMMVTEPLPVFMDVSLGMQGGGIYARQVARGNCVIGGGRGVSVGPDYARPGRANLGALMANAAKLLPALRGAQVIRFWTGVEGNMPDHNPVLGPSATVPGLFHAFGLSGAGFQIGPAVGEVLSELVVHGRSSIPIDAFRIERYASAAHGAAARPESVREQTLESP; translated from the coding sequence ATGATGCAGCGCATCGATACCGAAGTGACCATCATCGGCGGCGGCATCGTCGGCGGCAGTGCCGCGCTCTTCCTGCGGCGCCAGGGCGTGCCCGTGGTGCTGCTGGAGGCCGCGCTGTGCGGCGCCAAGGCCAGCGGCGTGAACTACGGCGGCGTGCGCCGCCAGGGCCGCGGACTGGAACAGATGCCGCTGGCGCGGCGCGCCCACGAATTGTGGGGCAAGCTGCCCGAACTGATCGGCAGCGACGGCGAGTACGTGCGCTCCGGCCACCTCAAGCTGGCCTGCTCCGAATCGGACCTGGCGCTGCTGCACGCGTATCGCGACAGCACGCGCGGCTTCGGGATGGACCTTGAACTCCTGGACCGCCGCGCGCTGGCGCGGCGCTTCGGCTGGCTGGGGCAGGACGTGGTGGGCGGATCATTCTGTCCCGAAGACGGCCACGCCAATCCGCGCCTCGTATCGCCGGCCTTCGCGCGCGCGGCCCGCGCGCTGGGCGCCGACGTGCGCGAAGGCGTGCGCGTCACCTCTGCCGTGCACGACGGTTCGCGCTTCATCGTGCGGGCCGGCGACGCGCTCGAAGTGCGCTCGCGCTTCCTGCTCAATTGCGCGGGGGCCTGGGCCGGCCGCTTTGCCGAAGGCTTTGGCGAGGCCGTCCCCGAGACCGCCATCCACCCCTTGATGATGGTGACCGAGCCCCTGCCGGTATTCATGGACGTGAGCCTGGGCATGCAGGGCGGCGGCATCTACGCGCGCCAGGTCGCGCGCGGCAACTGCGTCATCGGCGGCGGGCGCGGGGTCTCGGTGGGCCCCGACTACGCCCGCCCGGGGCGCGCCAACCTGGGCGCGCTGATGGCCAACGCCGCCAAGCTGCTGCCGGCGCTGCGCGGCGCCCAGGTCATCCGCTTCTGGACCGGCGTCGAAGGCAACATGCCCGACCACAATCCCGTACTGGGCCCGAGCGCCACCGTGCCGGGCCTCTTCCATGCCTTCGGCCTGTCCGGCGCGGGCTTTCAGATCGGCCCCGCCGTGGGCGAAGTGCTGTCCGAGCTGGTCGTGCACGGCCGATCCTCCATTCCTATCGATGCCTTCCGCATTGAACGGTACGCGTCCGCCGCTCACGGCGCCGCGGCCCGGCCTGAGAGTGTTCGTGAGCAAACGCTGGAGTCACCATGA
- a CDS encoding NAD(P)/FAD-dependent oxidoreductase: MSIVMPVIVGAGPAGIRAAQTLAAQGLRPVILDEGLRPGGQIYRHPPPGFKRPKSALYGFEHRKADAVHRVMDALQAQVECRPGCLVWNAEGKTLDVLRDGVSTSVPYTHLILATGATDRVLPFPGWLTPGVYTLGGSQVALKHQGCAIGERVAFMGTGPLLYLVAYQYAKAGAKVAAVLDTSRLADRAAALPGMLRAPALLAKGLYYMAWLRAHGVPLRSGVRPVAVTGKDRVSGLAYRQGGRTHTVECDAVGFGLSLRSETQLASLVGCEFAYDERDRNWVPRRDAAGRSSVAGVYVAGDGAAIGGADAAELAGERAALALLEDTGHPHDTRRARALEARLAANGRVRDALERAFPFPQDWAAAIADDTVVCRCEEVTAGTIRQAVRENGVREVNRLKALTRVGMGRCQGRMCGVAGAEVLAHAAGCAPQAVGRLRNQPPVKPIPVSVVCLERPGKKAA; the protein is encoded by the coding sequence ATGAGCATCGTGATGCCTGTGATCGTCGGCGCCGGCCCGGCCGGCATCCGCGCGGCCCAGACGCTGGCCGCGCAGGGCCTGCGCCCCGTCATCCTGGACGAAGGGCTGCGGCCCGGCGGCCAGATCTACCGGCATCCGCCGCCAGGCTTCAAGCGGCCCAAATCCGCGCTCTACGGTTTCGAGCACCGCAAGGCCGACGCCGTGCACCGGGTCATGGACGCGCTGCAGGCCCAGGTGGAATGCCGCCCCGGGTGCCTGGTGTGGAACGCCGAAGGCAAGACGCTGGACGTGCTGCGCGATGGGGTCAGCACCTCGGTGCCCTACACCCACCTGATTCTTGCCACCGGCGCCACGGACCGCGTGCTGCCGTTTCCCGGCTGGCTGACGCCGGGCGTCTACACGCTGGGCGGATCGCAGGTCGCGCTCAAGCACCAGGGCTGCGCCATCGGCGAGCGCGTCGCGTTCATGGGCACCGGGCCGCTGCTTTACCTGGTGGCGTACCAGTACGCCAAGGCAGGCGCGAAGGTCGCGGCGGTGCTGGACACGTCGCGCCTTGCCGACCGCGCGGCTGCGTTGCCGGGCATGCTGCGCGCGCCCGCGCTGCTGGCCAAGGGCCTCTACTACATGGCATGGCTGCGCGCGCACGGCGTGCCCCTGCGCAGCGGCGTGCGCCCCGTCGCGGTGACAGGCAAGGACCGCGTTTCGGGCCTTGCGTATCGCCAGGGCGGTCGCACGCACACGGTGGAATGCGACGCGGTCGGCTTCGGCCTGTCGCTGCGATCCGAAACGCAGCTCGCCAGTCTGGTCGGCTGCGAATTCGCCTACGACGAGCGCGACCGCAACTGGGTGCCGCGCCGCGACGCCGCCGGCCGCAGCAGCGTGGCCGGCGTCTATGTGGCCGGAGACGGCGCGGCCATCGGCGGCGCCGACGCGGCCGAACTCGCGGGCGAACGCGCGGCCCTTGCGCTGCTGGAAGACACGGGGCATCCGCACGACACGCGGCGCGCGCGGGCGCTGGAAGCCCGCCTTGCGGCGAACGGCCGCGTGCGCGACGCGCTGGAACGCGCCTTCCCGTTTCCGCAGGACTGGGCCGCGGCCATCGCCGACGACACGGTCGTCTGCCGTTGCGAGGAAGTCACCGCCGGCACCATCCGCCAAGCCGTGCGGGAGAACGGCGTGCGCGAAGTGAACCGCCTGAAGGCGCTGACGCGCGTGGGCATGGGCCGTTGCCAGGGCCGCATGTGCGGCGTCGCGGGGGCCGAGGTCCTGGCGCATGCCGCGGGCTGCGCGCCGCAGGCGGTCGGCCGCCTGCGCAACCAGCCGCCGGTCAAGCCCATCCCCGTCAGCGTGGTGTGCCTGGAACGACCCGGGAAGAAGGCGGCATGA
- a CDS encoding (2Fe-2S)-binding protein has product MEILKRLAETGRPALTFTFDGQACTALAGDTVLTAVLTQAERLRVSEFGGGPRAGFCMMGACQDCWVQREDGERVRACSTYIEPGMRLQSVAVAPAAAPGALSSAAWPEDDAP; this is encoded by the coding sequence ATGGAAATCCTGAAACGCCTGGCCGAAACCGGCCGCCCCGCCTTGACGTTCACCTTCGACGGACAGGCCTGCACGGCGCTGGCCGGCGACACGGTGCTGACCGCCGTGCTGACGCAGGCCGAGCGCCTGCGCGTGTCGGAATTCGGGGGCGGCCCGCGCGCGGGCTTCTGCATGATGGGCGCCTGCCAGGACTGCTGGGTGCAGCGCGAGGACGGCGAGCGCGTGCGCGCCTGCTCCACCTACATCGAACCCGGCATGCGGCTGCAAAGCGTGGCGGTGGCGCCCGCCGCGGCGCCCGGCGCCCTGTCGTCCGCGGCCTGGCCCGAGGACGACGCGCCATGA
- a CDS encoding ABC transporter permease, which translates to MQKNGPFALAFNFLVVAFVLAPLVIVCLVAFTPESTLTMPTTSFSLRWFYAVFEHPNFMQAFKNSLWLAFLSASIAVCLAVPAAIAITRYRFPGRDVLNGLFLSPLMIPHLVLGVALLRFFALMGMAGSFPWLVASHVVVITPYVMRLVIGALVGFDRSIEHAALSLGASRAKVFFLVTLPLIIPGVSGGWLLAFINSFDELTMSVFITAPSTITLPVRMYMYATESIDPMMAAVSALVIALTAVTMLLLDRVYGLDRVLVGQK; encoded by the coding sequence ATGCAGAAAAACGGTCCTTTCGCGCTGGCGTTCAACTTCCTGGTGGTGGCGTTCGTGCTGGCGCCGCTGGTCATCGTGTGCCTGGTGGCGTTCACGCCCGAATCGACGCTCACCATGCCCACCACAAGCTTTTCGCTGCGTTGGTTCTACGCGGTGTTCGAGCATCCCAACTTCATGCAGGCGTTCAAGAACAGCCTGTGGCTCGCCTTCCTGTCGGCCAGCATCGCCGTGTGCCTGGCGGTGCCCGCCGCCATCGCCATCACGCGCTATCGCTTCCCCGGCCGCGATGTGCTGAACGGCCTGTTCCTGTCGCCCCTGATGATTCCGCATCTGGTGCTGGGCGTGGCGCTGCTGCGCTTCTTCGCGCTGATGGGCATGGCCGGCAGCTTCCCCTGGCTGGTGGCCAGCCACGTGGTCGTCATCACGCCTTACGTGATGCGTCTGGTGATCGGCGCGCTCGTCGGCTTTGACCGGTCCATCGAGCACGCGGCGCTGTCGCTGGGCGCCAGCCGCGCCAAGGTGTTCTTCCTGGTCACCCTGCCGCTCATCATTCCCGGCGTGTCGGGCGGCTGGCTGCTGGCCTTCATCAACAGCTTCGACGAACTGACCATGTCGGTATTCATCACCGCGCCGTCCACGATCACCCTGCCGGTGCGGATGTACATGTACGCCACGGAATCCATCGACCCGATGATGGCCGCCGTGTCCGCGCTGGTCATCGCGCTGACGGCCGTGACCATGCTGCTGCTGGATCGCGTGTATGGACTGGACCGCGTCCTGGTGGGACAGAAATGA
- a CDS encoding ABC transporter permease — protein sequence MATLTQRGAAASLPKPRNDGLLAILGSIPLAIVFLTLVLTPLALTFVLSFRPFDYATGILPGHTFEHYLAVVTDSYFIEIFWRTFWIAGVTTLICVLIGAPEAYILSRMGKPWRSIFLLVVLSPLLISLVVRAFGWSMLLGPAGPIGKAAAALGLGSLLYTPTAVIIGLVHVMLPFMVIPVWTSLQKLDPTVEHAALSLNASRFQTLTRIVLPQAMPGILSGSLIVFGLSASSFAIPALLGGRRLKMVATVVYDEFLTELNWPLGAAIAIVLLIVNVIIMMAYNRVVERSYRRSLG from the coding sequence ATGGCGACCCTGACGCAACGCGGCGCCGCCGCCAGCCTGCCCAAGCCGCGCAACGACGGCCTGCTCGCCATCCTGGGGTCGATCCCCCTGGCCATCGTGTTCCTCACGCTGGTGCTGACCCCGCTGGCGCTCACGTTCGTGCTGTCGTTCCGGCCGTTCGATTACGCCACGGGCATCCTGCCCGGCCACACGTTCGAGCATTACCTGGCGGTGGTCACCGACAGCTACTTCATCGAAATCTTCTGGCGCACCTTCTGGATCGCCGGCGTCACCACGCTGATCTGCGTGCTGATCGGCGCACCGGAAGCCTACATCCTGTCGCGCATGGGCAAACCCTGGCGCTCGATCTTCCTTCTGGTGGTGCTGTCGCCGCTGCTGATTTCGCTGGTGGTGCGCGCGTTCGGGTGGAGCATGCTGCTGGGTCCGGCCGGGCCGATCGGCAAGGCGGCCGCGGCGCTGGGGCTGGGATCGCTGCTGTATACGCCCACCGCCGTCATCATCGGGCTCGTCCACGTCATGTTGCCCTTCATGGTGATTCCCGTGTGGACCTCGCTGCAGAAGCTGGACCCCACCGTCGAACATGCCGCGCTGTCGCTCAACGCCTCGCGCTTCCAGACGCTGACGCGCATCGTCCTGCCGCAGGCCATGCCGGGCATCCTGTCCGGCAGCCTCATCGTGTTCGGCCTGTCGGCCAGTTCCTTCGCCATCCCCGCGCTGCTGGGCGGGCGGCGCCTGAAGATGGTGGCCACGGTCGTGTACGACGAGTTCCTCACGGAGCTCAACTGGCCGCTGGGCGCGGCCATCGCGATCGTGCTGCTGATCGTGAACGTGATCATCATGATGGCGTACAACCGCGTCGTCGAACGTTCTTACCGTCGCAGCCTCGGCTGA
- a CDS encoding ABC transporter ATP-binding protein codes for MAFLRLDNVSKNYGNLRVVSDLSLAVEKGEFVSLLGPSGCGKTTTLQMIAGFAEVTCGSITLDGRDITHAKPNTRGLGIVFQSYALFPHLTVADNVAFGLKMRKVERAERQDRVREALALVKLDKHADRFPRELSGGQRQRVALARALVIRPPVLLLDEPLSNLDAKLREEMQFELRSIQRKIGTTTVMVTHDQAEALSISDRVVVMQDGRATQVDPPYRMYEHPQTEFISRFVGKTNLMAGRVTRCGERAEVQAGALHLLVDGEGLRHGDDVQLSLRPEKLVPVPAGQGKLACVVNTRYFLGSQWMYDLDSPVGALTVLTPNDGRRPHDDGEQIGLDWADGVLRVLRAPAAATAG; via the coding sequence ATGGCATTTCTGCGGCTGGACAACGTCTCCAAGAACTACGGCAATCTTCGGGTCGTCTCGGACCTGAGCCTGGCGGTCGAAAAGGGCGAGTTCGTCTCCCTGCTCGGCCCCTCGGGCTGCGGCAAGACCACCACGCTGCAGATGATCGCGGGCTTTGCCGAGGTGACCTGCGGGTCCATCACGCTGGACGGACGCGACATCACGCACGCCAAACCGAACACGCGTGGCCTGGGCATCGTGTTCCAGAGCTATGCGCTGTTTCCGCACCTGACCGTGGCGGACAACGTCGCCTTCGGCCTGAAGATGCGCAAGGTCGAGCGCGCGGAGCGCCAGGACCGCGTGCGCGAGGCGCTGGCGCTGGTCAAGCTGGACAAGCACGCCGACCGCTTCCCGCGGGAGCTGTCGGGCGGCCAGCGGCAGCGCGTGGCGCTGGCCCGCGCGCTGGTGATCCGCCCGCCCGTGCTGCTGCTGGACGAGCCGCTGTCCAACCTGGACGCCAAGCTGCGCGAAGAAATGCAGTTTGAGCTGCGCAGCATCCAGCGCAAGATCGGCACCACCACGGTCATGGTCACGCACGACCAGGCCGAGGCCCTGTCCATCAGCGACCGCGTCGTCGTCATGCAGGACGGCCGGGCCACGCAGGTGGATCCGCCCTATCGCATGTACGAGCATCCGCAGACCGAGTTCATCTCGCGCTTCGTGGGCAAGACCAACCTGATGGCGGGCCGCGTCACGCGCTGCGGCGAGCGGGCCGAAGTCCAGGCCGGCGCGCTGCACTTGCTGGTTGACGGCGAAGGCCTGCGCCACGGCGACGACGTGCAGTTGTCGCTGCGGCCGGAAAAACTGGTGCCCGTGCCGGCCGGCCAGGGCAAGCTTGCCTGTGTCGTCAACACGCGCTATTTCCTGGGCAGCCAGTGGATGTACGACCTGGATTCGCCCGTGGGGGCGCTGACCGTCCTCACGCCCAACGACGGCCGCCGCCCGCACGACGACGGCGAGCAGATCGGGCTGGACTGGGCGGACGGCGTGCTGCGCGTCCTGCGCGCGCCCGCTGCGGCCACGGCGGGCTGA